One genomic region from Sphingobacterium sp. UGAL515B_05 encodes:
- a CDS encoding SDR family NAD(P)-dependent oxidoreductase: MQIFKDKVILVTGANRGIGKSLVTALLNNGAGKIYASCRDLKKMPVFADDRIVPLQLDITDIKQVARIAVAASDTEILINNAGTLSPGNILQGEPSGMEKDLEVNYFGTIKMMRAFAPILIQNRPSMMINIVSIAAYSPLPSIAGYAASKAALYSATQSVRIELAKNDVKVFAVNPGAIATDMNKGSDWDMPDPDSIAIKILESVADGKLDIVPDEMGQGMYAAWREEPANLSKIFADLYHAEK; the protein is encoded by the coding sequence GCAAATTTTTAAAGACAAAGTCATTTTGGTTACAGGAGCCAATAGAGGGATAGGCAAATCACTGGTAACTGCATTGCTCAACAACGGAGCAGGGAAGATATATGCAAGCTGTAGGGATTTAAAAAAGATGCCAGTATTTGCTGATGATCGGATAGTACCTTTACAGCTAGACATCACAGATATTAAACAAGTAGCAAGGATTGCAGTCGCTGCATCAGATACTGAAATTCTAATCAATAACGCAGGAACCTTAAGCCCAGGGAATATTTTACAAGGAGAGCCATCAGGGATGGAAAAAGATCTGGAGGTAAATTATTTTGGAACAATAAAGATGATGCGTGCATTTGCGCCAATTCTTATACAGAATAGACCATCTATGATGATCAACATTGTTTCGATAGCAGCCTATTCTCCTTTACCTTCGATTGCTGGGTATGCCGCCTCCAAAGCAGCTCTTTATTCCGCTACGCAATCTGTTCGGATCGAACTGGCTAAAAATGATGTAAAGGTTTTCGCTGTGAACCCCGGAGCGATTGCTACCGATATGAATAAGGGAAGTGACTGGGATATGCCAGATCCAGACAGTATAGCTATTAAGATTTTAGAAAGTGTAGCTGACGGAAAACTTGATATCGTCCCGGATGAAATGGGACAAGGTATGTATGCCGCATGGCGAGAAGAACCTGCGAATCTGTCAAAAATATTTGCTGATCTCTATCATGCAGAAAAATAA
- a CDS encoding fatty acid desaturase — protein MLNGSFSKYYNLHQPQMPFLDHVLQVPTYGWKDNDGNLVKPSKKEIFKEFFKRLNIFKDKRNWLPFFSWLKVACLIPFFIIFLVYHFSWWTVLAAFIYSMIVMGTHGTIWHHRFATHGAFKFRNGFWRFFTQNLTINVIPEEIYVISHHVHHAKSDTPGDPYNAQAGFLYCFLADVNHQPIAKDLTENSYNRVKLLMRHTGVTANSYAQYRKWGSYVNPSHAIGSWILNWAFWYAIFYLIGGHALACTLFGAAGFWAIGVRTFNYEGHAKGEDKQREGIDFNEKDKSINQLWPGIVAGEWHNNHHLYPKSARSGFKPYQIDLAWCYIKMMHKLGAVSSYRDDKRRFDEQYRIPYLKSKE, from the coding sequence ATGTTAAATGGTAGCTTTAGCAAATATTATAATTTACATCAACCACAAATGCCCTTTTTAGACCATGTTCTGCAAGTTCCTACCTACGGATGGAAAGACAACGATGGAAACCTCGTAAAGCCAAGCAAAAAAGAAATTTTCAAAGAATTCTTCAAACGCCTCAATATTTTTAAAGATAAACGAAATTGGTTACCCTTTTTTAGCTGGCTAAAAGTAGCTTGCCTCATCCCCTTTTTTATCATCTTTTTGGTGTACCACTTCAGTTGGTGGACTGTCTTGGCAGCATTTATCTACAGTATGATTGTTATGGGGACCCATGGTACGATATGGCACCATCGATTTGCAACACACGGCGCATTTAAATTCCGGAACGGATTCTGGCGTTTTTTCACACAGAATCTAACGATTAATGTAATTCCAGAAGAAATATATGTGATTTCACATCATGTTCATCACGCAAAATCTGACACCCCCGGTGATCCTTATAATGCACAGGCTGGTTTTCTATACTGTTTTTTAGCCGATGTAAATCATCAGCCTATTGCCAAGGACCTTACTGAAAATTCATATAACCGTGTCAAATTACTGATGCGACATACAGGTGTAACCGCCAATAGTTATGCACAATATCGAAAATGGGGGTCGTACGTAAATCCTTCTCATGCTATTGGATCCTGGATACTAAACTGGGCTTTTTGGTATGCCATTTTCTATTTGATCGGTGGCCACGCACTTGCCTGCACACTCTTTGGTGCGGCCGGTTTCTGGGCAATCGGTGTACGGACATTCAACTATGAAGGCCATGCAAAAGGTGAAGACAAGCAACGTGAAGGTATTGATTTCAATGAGAAAGACAAATCAATAAATCAGTTATGGCCCGGCATTGTAGCCGGTGAATGGCACAACAACCATCACTTATATCCTAAGAGTGCGCGGAGTGGTTTTAAACCTTATCAGATTGATCTCGCTTGGTGTTATATCAAAATGATGCATAAACTCGGTGCAGTCAGTAGTTATCGGGATGACAAGAGAAGATTTGATGAACAATATCGTATCCCCTACCTAAAATCTAAGGAATAG
- a CDS encoding VIT family protein — MHHPLEKHYVNRVGWLRAAVLGANDGLLSTTSIVIGVAAASPERNTIVLAALAGMIAGAMSMAAGEYVSVSSQEDTEKADLLREKKELEEMPEIELQELAKVYERRGVSQETALQVARELTAHDALGAHAHDELGINEITQARPLQAALASLGSFALGALLPFIVSLLAPIRQMVYLQYGFTIIFLMVLGANAAKTGGSSIGVAVGRICFWGTIAMGVTALIGHFFGVTVA; from the coding sequence ATGCACCATCCATTAGAAAAACACTATGTCAACCGGGTTGGGTGGCTTCGCGCTGCTGTGTTAGGTGCCAACGATGGCTTGTTATCGACGACGAGTATTGTAATTGGAGTTGCAGCGGCAAGCCCTGAACGCAATACCATTGTCTTGGCAGCATTAGCGGGCATGATTGCGGGAGCAATGTCTATGGCAGCAGGAGAATATGTTTCCGTAAGCTCACAGGAAGATACCGAAAAGGCCGATCTCCTACGTGAGAAAAAGGAACTTGAAGAAATGCCTGAAATTGAGCTACAGGAGTTAGCCAAAGTTTATGAAAGAAGAGGCGTCAGTCAAGAAACCGCCTTACAGGTAGCACGTGAACTAACGGCACATGATGCATTGGGCGCCCATGCACATGATGAATTGGGTATAAATGAGATTACCCAAGCTAGACCCCTACAAGCTGCACTGGCATCTCTGGGCTCATTTGCGTTAGGAGCGCTACTTCCTTTTATAGTTTCATTACTTGCACCAATTAGGCAGATGGTCTATCTGCAGTATGGTTTTACGATTATTTTTTTAATGGTTCTTGGAGCGAACGCGGCTAAGACTGGTGGCTCGAGTATCGGAGTTGCAGTAGGCAGAATATGTTTCTGGGGAACAATAGCAATGGGGGTGACCGCGTTAATAGGACACTTCTTTGGTGTTACGGTTGCTTAA
- a CDS encoding type II CAAX endopeptidase family protein, with translation MKRKAFSIIQDIGFILFLVVFPHAVPLPFYSYAVVCFLAIFLVLRRKGKTLRDLGIDMKNLSSHAILLGILSALAWVIFMQIIYIPVIKHLFNVPDYTEYNFIRSSMARLIMTIVAAWIIGGFYEEVVFRGYIQNILEKRLFRGMGRWLPILITSILFGLYHLQQDIFAVIAACLGGLYWGILFKKWNNNLWVSIISHTLFDMITLILIYTGKFGKLI, from the coding sequence ATGAAAAGGAAAGCATTTTCAATAATTCAGGATATCGGGTTCATCCTATTTCTTGTCGTATTTCCACATGCTGTGCCATTACCTTTTTATTCCTATGCAGTCGTTTGTTTTCTAGCAATTTTTCTTGTTTTAAGAAGAAAAGGCAAGACATTGAGGGATTTGGGAATAGATATGAAAAACCTTTCTTCGCATGCTATTCTTTTAGGAATTCTCTCTGCATTAGCCTGGGTAATATTTATGCAGATAATATATATTCCAGTTATCAAACATTTATTTAATGTTCCCGATTATACGGAGTATAATTTTATCCGGAGCAGTATGGCAAGATTGATCATGACAATTGTTGCAGCTTGGATTATTGGTGGATTTTATGAAGAAGTTGTGTTTCGGGGCTATATCCAGAATATACTCGAAAAAAGATTGTTTAGAGGAATGGGACGTTGGTTGCCTATTTTGATAACCAGTATTCTTTTCGGTCTCTATCATCTGCAGCAAGATATATTTGCTGTTATAGCTGCTTGTTTGGGAGGATTGTACTGGGGTATTTTATTTAAAAAATGGAATAATAATCTTTGGGTTTCAATCATTTCACATACGCTATTCGATATGATTACCCTTATCCTAATCTATACTGGGAAATTTGGAAAACTTATATAG